The DNA segment CAGCCCGGCGGCGCTCGCGACGACGTCGACGAGTCGTTTGGTGATGCGAACCGCGGGGGTCATGGGCCAGCGGCTACTCTATGCGATCGCGCGCGGCGCTGGTAGACTGCGATCGGGGACTCCATTGATCCGCCTGACGATACCCGCGCGGCTCGAGTGCCGCGAGATCGCCGTCCACGCGGTGGCGGCGGTGTGCCGGCTGGTGCGCGGCGCCGCCGGCAGCCCGATGCCGCCCGGCGTGAATCCCGTTCTCGACGCGCGGATCCGCGCCGCGATCCTCGGAGACGACGCGCTCGACCTCAGCCACGCGTTCGACGCCGCGGTCGTCACCTCGGTCGTCGAGATCCTCAACAACATCTGCCTGCACGGCGCCTCGGACGACATGGACATCGACATCGCGGTCGAAGCCGACGGCGGCGAGTTGGTCGTCCGCATCGTGGAGCGCGGCGACCCGTTCGACTTCCACGGGGTTCCCGATCCCGACCTCGACAGCCTCCCGGAGGCCGAGATGGGGCTGTACATTTGTCGCCAGCTTCTGGATTCTCTCGACTACGTCCCGGGGCCTCCGAACGTGTGGACGCTGCGCAAGCGCCACGCAGCCGAGCAACAGGCGTCGACGAGGGCAGCGGTAGCGGGTAAAGACCAGTGATGGATGCGACGCCATGACCATCGAGCGAGTTGACGCAGGACAGGAGACGCGCGTGTCGATCTCGGGCACACTCGACGCGCTCACCGCGCCGGACGTGCGCAAGGAAATCCCATCGATCGTCGAAACCGGGAAGCACCGCGTGATCGTCGATCTATCCGGGCTCACGCTGATCGACAGCTCCGGCGTCGCGGCGATCGTGT comes from the Deltaproteobacteria bacterium genome and includes:
- a CDS encoding ATP-binding protein produces the protein MIGNSGAVTSSPAALATTSTSRLVMRTAGVMGQRLLYAIARGAGRLRSGTPLIRLTIPARLECREIAVHAVAAVCRLVRGAAGSPMPPGVNPVLDARIRAAILGDDALDLSHAFDAAVVTSVVEILNNICLHGASDDMDIDIAVEADGGELVVRIVERGDPFDFHGVPDPDLDSLPEAEMGLYICRQLLDSLDYVPGPPNVWTLRKRHAAEQQASTRAAVAGKDQ
- a CDS encoding anti-sigma factor antagonist, with the translated sequence MTIERVDAGQETRVSISGTLDALTAPDVRKEIPSIVETGKHRVIVDLSGLTLIDSSGVAAIVSLYKQVRARGGEFKVVGVRDQPLAIFKLLRMDRVFSL